A genome region from Corynebacterium uberis includes the following:
- a CDS encoding F0F1 ATP synthase subunit epsilon has protein sequence MASITVELVSVERMLWSGEATIVSAQTTEGEIGIQPKHEPMLGQLVDNGTVAIRPIDGGLKVAAVQGGFISVNPDRVTILADHAVWADEVDSRAAEEGLNSAHELERSRAQAALKAQRRLAEG, from the coding sequence ATGGCTTCCATCACCGTGGAACTGGTCTCCGTGGAGCGCATGTTGTGGTCCGGAGAGGCCACCATCGTCTCCGCGCAGACCACTGAGGGCGAGATCGGTATCCAGCCGAAGCATGAGCCCATGCTCGGCCAACTCGTTGACAATGGGACGGTGGCTATCCGGCCCATCGACGGCGGGTTGAAGGTCGCGGCGGTCCAGGGCGGATTCATTTCCGTCAACCCTGACCGGGTGACCATCCTTGCCGACCACGCGGTGTGGGCCGACGAGGTTGACTCCCGCGCCGCGGAGGAGGGCCTGAACTCCGCCCACGAACTTGAGCGCTCCCGCGCGCAGGCCGCGCTCAAGGCACAGCGTCGACTGGCTGAGGGATAA
- a CDS encoding DUF2550 domain-containing protein, with translation MQWTLWIPAALGAVVLALAAWRFFAVRSQGSTIALRRLPATGIHGWRHGVIRYEGDSVKFFKLRSLSPVADLVFNRSYIHIESSREMTPQEASFMMPGSRVITVSNGSRWQLAVDVRTAMALRAWVEAAPDVRQERLDARLMRRQLKRDPDVRGRR, from the coding sequence ATGCAGTGGACCCTGTGGATTCCCGCTGCTCTTGGCGCTGTCGTGCTCGCGCTGGCGGCCTGGAGATTCTTTGCAGTACGGTCTCAGGGCAGTACCATCGCGCTGCGTCGACTACCTGCAACAGGCATCCATGGCTGGCGCCACGGTGTGATCCGCTACGAGGGTGATTCGGTGAAGTTCTTTAAGCTTCGCTCGTTGTCCCCGGTAGCGGATCTTGTTTTTAACCGCAGCTACATCCACATCGAGTCCAGCCGGGAGATGACTCCGCAGGAGGCGTCGTTTATGATGCCCGGCTCGCGGGTGATCACCGTGAGCAACGGCTCGCGGTGGCAACTCGCCGTGGATGTGCGCACCGCGATGGCGTTGCGTGCGTGGGTGGAGGCGGCGCCGGACGTCCGGCAGGAGCGCCTCGATGCCCGCCTGATGCGCCGACAGCTGAAGCGCGACCCCGATGTCCGCGGGCGTCGATAA